AATGATATATACTGTCAGCATCTGCTTTTGACTGAATACCTATAAGATCTGCATCTGCTCCCTGTAATGCCCAATTATGTTCACAGATTTCCAATGCTTCCCATTCTGACTTGAAAGCTGCTTTTGGATCAGGTGGCATGGACATTGCTGCGCCTGATACTTGATCTTGTACAAGTCTTGTGGTGTCTGCAGCATTATTCTCACCAAGCACAAGCGTATAAATAGATCTTAGCCCAAATACATTGAGAAAATACCACGAAGCTGAAGAAACCCACGCAGCGTCCAGTGTAACTAATTCTATACCCCGTTGCAACATTGGCTTAAAACGCAATGTCAATGGAAATGGTACTTtagctaaaataaaaatatttatactaaatatataatcctGAAAAATAGCTAAGGTTTAATCGAGAGTTTAATATTAAGTATGACTCTCTATTaagtatgcaataataaaaaaaatactattattttaacaatattgtaTTACTACATACTTGTTACAAATCCAGAGAACATCCAATTTATCCAGCCACCAATCAGCACCATAGGCAAAACATTGGTTACATTTCCCTTCAACATGTCAGTCATCATATTTGGATCAGTCATGGGATTTTGCGAGACAGGAGCGCGTTTTTGAGTCTTAAAATACCCAGTCTCTTCGTTATTGAAAAAGTGTCTCCTAGTCATAAAAGCTACTTTTGGTATGTACTGTCCATTCTCCCTAAGCAGTCTGGAGCGTATCATGACTTGGCTGTAAAGTATTCAATATCGCAATTAATAACAGTTTCAAAAAAGAATcttctaaataaattaataaatttatagataaaatatttacctgTCTTGGACTTGATGAAGTTCAACTTTCTTTTGGGAGGCGAGCAGTATTGAAACATAGTGGCGGATTATACCGACGAGAAACGTGATTACTACTATGGGAAGGAACACCCATCCTCGAATATTTGGATCCAATAACAATTCAGCCATATCGACTGTCTACTGCATAAATCAATTCAcaatgaaaacaaaatataggATGACATCGAACAAGACTTATCTGGCTCGACGATTATAGGTTATGTAGAATAAACTAGGACCATAGattatttgtttgataaaaCATCCTCTCACGACAGTGTAGTCAGATTCTGCCCGGTTTTTCGCGCATGCGCGAACACTGTTATTTGTCGGTCACAAATACAGGGAGCTTTCCATCTAAAGGTGAAATCAGATGATACGGAAAAGAGCTGCGGAACGGAAAGTGCGTCATTGAAACAGCCAATCACAGCTATTGGGCGCGTTCAGCAAAACAAATCGCTTGGTAGCAATCGAACAtgattggctcttacttttagaACCAACAAATCAACGTTAAGTGTTGACTAGACGACAATTCAGCagttgttctgctgaacgcagcCATTGCGTACGATTGTATTCCGCAAGTGATTGGCTGTCTcagggtgccgtcacatacagcccgtaagGGTGtcgtcacata
This DNA window, taken from Linepithema humile isolate Giens D197 chromosome 7, Lhum_UNIL_v1.0, whole genome shotgun sequence, encodes the following:
- the EMC3 gene encoding ER membrane protein complex subunit 3 — translated: MAELLLDPNIRGWVFLPIVVITFLVGIIRHYVSILLASQKKVELHQVQDSQVMIRSRLLRENGQYIPKVAFMTRRHFFNNEETGYFKTQKRAPVSQNPMTDPNMMTDMLKGNVTNVLPMVLIGGWINWMFSGFVTTKVPFPLTLRFKPMLQRGIELVTLDAAWVSSASWYFLNVFGLRSIYTLVLGENNAADTTRLVQDQVSGAAMSMPPDPKAAFKSEWEALEICEHNWALQGADADLIGIQSKADADSIYH